In Setaria italica strain Yugu1 chromosome IX, Setaria_italica_v2.0, whole genome shotgun sequence, the genomic stretch TAACCGCCCGCGCACAGCTACCTCGGCGACAGCCTAACGGCCACGGCAGGCAGCGGCGCCTGGCTCTGATGCTGCCATGTCGCGCGCGCCTCGTAtcggtgctgctgctgtttcTGCTGGCGCTGCTGCGTCGCCCCCTCCCGGTCGCCTGCCTCCACGTGGCCGCCGACGCGCCGCTGACGGCGACGGAGCACCGGCAGGATGGCGCGGCGTGGCGCTCGTTCCAGCAGCTGCTGGACGCGCGCCGGGGCAGCCGCGTCGCCGGCCTCTCCGAGCTCAAGCGCTACCTGGCGAGGTTCGGGTACATGCCCGCCGGGGCGGAGCACGAGCCGGCGACGGACGCGTTTGACGCGCACATGGAGGCCGCCGTGCGGCGGTACCAGTCCGCGCTCAGCCTCCCGGTCACGGGGCAGCTCGACTCCGCCACGCTCGACAGGATCATGGCCCCGCGCTGCGGCGTCGGCGACAACGGCCACGGCGCGACGGCGTCCGTGTCCCTGGcaacggccggcggcgcggtcaGCCGGTTCACGTTCTTCAAGGGCGAGCCGCGGTGGACGCAGCCGGACCCGCTCGTGCTCACGTACGCCATCTCGCCGACGGCCACCGTCGACTACCTGCCGCCGGAGACCGTGCGCACCGTGTTCCGGCGCGCGTTCGCGCGGTGGGCGCGGGTAATCCCCGTGGGCTTCGCCGAGACGGACGACTACGACGCGGCCGACATCAGGGTGGGCTTCTACGTGGGCGGCCACGGCGACGGGATCCCCTTCGACGGGCCGCTCGGCGTGCTCGGCCACGCCTTCTCCCCCAGGAACGGGCGGCTCCACCTCGACGCGGCGGAGCGATGGGCGGTTGACATGGACGCGGAAACGGCGCACTCGGCCGTCGACTTGGAGTCCGTGGCCACGCACGAGATCGGCCACGTCCTTGGGCTGGGGCACTCGTCGTCGCCCAAGGCAGTCATGTACCCGAGCCTCAGCCCACGGCAGAAGAAGGCGGAGCTCACCGTCGACGACATCGAAGGCGTCCAGTGGCTGTACGGACCCAACCCGGGGTTCAGTCTTAGCTCCCTCTACCAGCAGGACTCCTCCATGGCGACGGGGACGAGCAGTTGGCTTGCTGGCTCAGCTAGTTTAGTTTCTGCAGTCCTGGTCATACTGGTGACGCTATTGTAGGTAGGTAGGTAGATAGACAGGTCTAATACGCAAAAAGGACAACATAACGAAAAACAAAAATGTTAGGTACGATCCTGTTACGGGAGAGAGAAACGTCTTTCCCTCTAGATTAGATTAGTTTTGCACATAATTGTGTGGAAGAGATGCATCTCTCTTCTGATAGGTTTTGTTTTTGCACAGTGAAGTTGCTACAGACACGTTTCATGTAACTGTACATAATCTTATATCAGTCAAAAGTATGGAAAAAAAGTGTTATCTACACAAGAGAACTATGCTTACTGACAGCTAAAACCTCTCACCAGAGAACCCCCTAGTTATTAACATTTCATTCTATTTGTACTGAGACAATACAAAGTGGCGATATTTCTACTGAGACACTGTGGTCTGAAGTGGCAAGACACTTTCAGGTCCAGCTTCCTCTACTTTTGCAGATTTCTCTGCGACAATCTTTGACATCCCAAACATCTTCTTGATAGTCTTTGTGAAGCATGTCCGGTGTTCATCTGCAGAGGCATGGATGAACTCGTGGACGTGATCTCTCAAATCTGAGACGAATGAAGTGCCTGGTACATTCTTTCGGCATGAATTCACAGCACGCTTTGAAGCAGGTTGGTGTGATCCTTCAGACTGGGTGCCACTAGACATCTTCCTGAGAAACTGCAAACCATGCAAAAGATATAAGCCATAGCACAAGAAAACCCAGTTCATCTCCGTAGAGAAACTGACAAGAAAAAATGACAAACAAGTAGCAATCCTGTGCTCCTAAAGGGAACTGCACTCTCTTTGCACAGCCTAACTGGCTATAAAGAAAATAAGTTTCTCACTGGAGTACGTAAGAGCATCAGGTTTTCAGGAGTGGCACATAGGTACTATATCCTAATCATTAGAATAATTTCAAGATCTGAATAAGCAAAACTGCATACTTCAACCAATCATCACGAGTAGAAGTATGAAAGCTACAAAGTTACAGAGAAACATACAATAAATTGAACCAATCAACTCAAGGTTCAGATAGGTGTTTTCAGCTGCTTTCTGAGCAAGATACTAACTACAATAATCTGTAACCACAAATGGCATGAAGGACACAGCTAAGCTACAGATCAACTAGTCAAATATTCAGTATGGATCCAGATTGGGACACCATATAAGAAGAAACAGCATCAGATGTGGTGCAAACATAGTGCTAGCATCAAAAGATGTTTTCTTCCTGTTTCTCAAGGCGCAAAAACAGCTAAAGGGACTGGTGCAAAGAAGAATTGTGAAACATCTTAGTCCCTCAGTATTTGTCAAAGAATAATGGGTGATACTGACAATACTTAATTAAAGTTAGTAGTGAGGATAACAAATTAATAGGCAAAATAATTACTCGTGATACTGAAATAAAGGGCAGTTCATTGGTATCCCTAAGAGTTCAGAGAGACTTCTGTAGACAAAACAGATAGAGGCTAGAAGTAGAGGTGAAGTATGCAAAAGTAGTGTCCGCGACTACAACCTGAAGGGCCAATTTAGCTGATTGCCCCGTTGGCCCAATACACAAGACATGGTCGCGAAAACCACATCTAGGTGAACCTACTACCAGTTGCACAACTGAAAATACGCAACCAGCTAACGAGTCACCATGGTTTTCTGCACCATACGTCCATACCCCTTAAAATAGAACACTAAGACACTAGAACAGGACATCAAAACGAAAATAGTCCATTTGTATCAGGACAGCATACTAAACTCTTAGCTTGTTAGTGCCGATATGTGAGTTGATGCGTCACAGAAGGAAGCAATGCTGCACTAGGCAGAGCCATCCCTTCGATTGGCACAACAACACGAGTTAATGTAGGTGGGCTTACTGACCATCCACACAGGATTTGCTGCCATGGTGGCTGCGGTGTGTGGTTGGCTAATTAGCCACCAAGACCAAATACAGAAATAACCAGGAGGCTGCGAATTATGTGTTGGTCACCTTGTAACCTCGAAAACCCATACGACCACCGCATCTGGAGATTCTCCCAAGAGACATGGCTATTGAACTGAAGTTTAAGTCGACCTCATTGCAAATCGCACAAACAACAGAGGTACAAACTTCAGGAACCGTAGCACAGCAAGCTCGCGACGAAAATAGAGTTAGGAGGGGGATTACCTAGCCGAAATTCAGCCGTGATGCTTCTCTTCAAGAGGATCCGCCAGGGCAGCCAGCaaggaggcgggggaggagagAAGCtctggaggaggggcggcggctagggttttaAAGTTGGCTGTCCGTGGGGAACTAGGGTTCGAGACTTCGAGTTCGATCGATGCGTCGATCCCCCGTTTAGGGCTGGGCCCTCCTATAGGCCGGCTTGCGGCCCACGCTAAATAATGTCTATCCTGCCTCGAACTCCTATCTGCCTCTCTCTCCTTTTGGGCTTATAGTCCATCTAATCTTTGAATGTCCGAAATTTGAAGGCCCAAAGGTTGCATAGTAGTATAGCGTGATGCCTGAAACCCAGCCTATTATGACTATACCATGAGTCGTTCATCATCTAGTCCATCCACATGTTAGGCCCATGGGCCTAATCTGATCCTTTCTCCTTAGCTTAATTGCTGCCCCAAGTCCATTCAACAACATGAACAGGACAGCAGCAGCACTTAGGATTTGTTGTATTGGGATCGGTTTGTGCACGGTGCTGTATCATCATTTGTTCATTGCAAATAGCAAACCTCACTCGCAAGGCTCTGTCTCGAAATTCACAGCATAAGGCTCTCTCTGGGCGTCTCGTTTCAGACGTCATCACGAAAGTAAAACAAGAAGAGGTCGCATTGTGCTGAACCGTTGATGTTCCAGTAATAAGATTATAAATTATATatgctgctagcctgctaggtCAACCAACCTCCACCGTTATACTATAGAGTACTCCTATATACGTGGTTCCAATATCTTACTCCCTCCTGTTTCGATCACCGTAACCCAAAACAGGATATGGTTGTAAACAGCAGTGGCACTAGTTTACTGCAATTCCGGGTGAACGTGAACCAATCAGCGACGGTGGAATCGGTATCTCCACATTCGCGTGCCTCGGGCTTCGCGCATGCCAGCATGCATGCCGTGGAGACTGACGTAGCCTGTACTTTAACGACCTCCTCGGCCGGCATGAGATCGCAATTTGCAGCGCGAGCACGGCGGCTGCCCGGCAGGGCTCGCCGCACCGCACGGCAGAGCCCGACCAGCAGGGGAGGCTCTCGTCCTCAAGTTGTCAACGCCTCGCGACTATGCGGTTGGCCGCTTGGGTCTTGGACGGTGCAGTCTTTGCAGGGACCCAGGCCTGCAGTGTGGAAGAGCCAGCTGTGTGTGTGCTCGTCAGCTCCGGCAACCGGAGTCTCTGTTTCTTCGCCCATAATTCACCGCCACGCCCTTTACCTGAACGTTTTTGTTATCTGAACTTCCTGAAGATGGTTGACTCCAACTTGATTGCAGCTtctcttattttctttgattCAATATGTTCTTGGGTTGGTGGATTTCAATTCAAAGTTTGGCCGAATGGAACGGCTTGCAGCTGCGAAGGAGGACCGAACTGAACGAGGAACTGATCATCAGAGCACACAGAGCGCTCTGACGAAACTGGCTGGCGGGCAAATCATACAGATGCACAGTTGGCGAGCTGAACGTACGAGCCGTGCGGTTGCAAACCATGCGAGAAACAGTAGCAATCAATGGGTTTGGCTGTCTCTCAAATCGGCCCTAATTACTTCTCTGTCCACGGAACAGACGGCATGCTTGGTTCGTGGGCGAGGAGCATTATATTGGCGTGTGAAGATGCAGCATACAtcagcaaaaaaaagaaaaagggagaacaCGGAAGAGTGCGGAAACAAGCACGCAagttagggtgcgtttggttgggagacaatgtagaacgggacggtcccgttccagtttttcgggatgggatgatcccatttcttgtttggttgaatgggatgggatgatcctattttttgtttggttggagagatcgctatagacgggacaagcaccgttttcttctcctgttaacaccgttcgtgggacccacctgtcatactaacaggtattttcttcctccaccggccggccgcggtggagctcgcgcccgccggccgccggccgcgccccgctcgccggcgcccgcccgcgcccgccggccgcgcccgctcgcccggcgggccgccgcccgcgcccgctcgccagccgccgctcgcgcccgctcgcccgccggccaccgcccgcgcccgcccgcgcccgctcgcccgccggccgcgcccgctcgcccgccggccgccgcccgctcgcccgcccgcgcccgctcgcccgccggccgccgcccgctcgcccgcccgcgcccgctcgcccgccggccgccgcccgctcgcccgcccgcgcccgctcgcccgccggccgccgcccgcgcccgccggcgctcgcctgcgcccgcccgcgcccgccggccgccggcgctcgcccgcgcccgcccgcgtggacagacggcgcgtgacgggggcgaagtgggatgcccccgtccgctcgttttggtgggacgggggcatcccgcatctggagggtatattccctcgtagggatgtccccgtcccacctgtcctccaaccaaacgcgggacgaagtgggatcgtcccgtcccgtcccacttcgtcctcgcaaccaaacgcacccttactCTCCGTGGCCACTAAAAAAGTTGCTCTCCATGTCTCCACATATCCATCTGGAATACAAACTTTGAACATTAACAGATTTGCTAGTTAATGTGTTACCGTTGGCTTAGCGTCAAGATGTGTGATCGAATTGTGCGtgtttttagataatggaataGACGACGACACCAGTGGTAATCTAACAACAGCAGATGAATGTGACTGACGATCTCTAAAAACAGTCCGTAATGCTACGGCCGGGGGGATGATGAGCAATCTAATCCTTCAAACATTCAACCTACTAGTACCAGCTATTCATAGGCATCAATAATGCAAACATAATTATAGGAGCTGTTAATTGGGCCTTGGAGTAGGGCATAGTCTATGCACAGCACAACCAATGCGGATGCCAAAAGGGATTGGTTTCAAGCTGGGAAGACAAGGGGAAAAAGTCATGGCGCATGCTAGAAGCAATTCCACAATCATGCATGTGCAAGTGCAGTGCGCCACGGTGGAGTACTTGCACGCACCAATTAATTCCCTTTACCTACACGATAAACCCCGTCCTCTCTCTTTAAGGTTCACCCAACGGAAAAGCACATTTTGGCAGCTTTTTCTTGCAAAGCAAAGTCGATGGATGTACAGATGGCCTACCACATTAGCATCTGATTCTGGGAAAGCATACTGCAAGTAACCAATCAAAGCATGTGAAGTGTTGTTGGTTGGAAGAAGCTAAACTTTTTATCTTCTGTTTTTACTCGACCGGGTACTTTGGCTCGTTATTTGTAATGCAAgttttcttaaaaaagaaaatgtcTATACATGAACTAGTAAGGCGGCCCGCACATTGCGTGGACATATATACTTGCTTCAATATGTTTTAATCATAATCCATTTGATTGGGGACATATCATATTTTAACTTTGCGTAAAATATGTTTACATACCTTACCTAGGCTGCTTTTTGCATAAAACATATACAACAATAACTAAAGAGAAGGAAATTAAATATAAAAGGTAACCAACCATCTCAAGAAATAAATCTTTCAAAAAACTTTAAACATTTTACTTCACAAAATTCAAGATGTTGCATACAACTGCGGTTTATATTACCAAAGGAGGATACTTGATATTCTAAGATAATACGCTTATGATAAGTTGGTAAGCACTCTATGAACTACACACTCTTCTTTACTCTTGGCACTCCACCCAAAAATTGTGACATAGGCCCTGCCATCGCATGAGGTTCATTTTAAGTGTAAAAAATGTGAGAACTCGTGTCCATAAGCGAAATATGATTTTTATAATTCATGGTGACCTTGTTCCCCAAAATGTGATGTATTCAGCATGTTCTTCATTTTATCAAGAATTTGAAAATTTTTCAATATATGATTCTTTTTTTCCAACCAACCTTACACATTGGCGGCCCATCAAAATAATAGCCATAAGGTTGTTGTGTTGCTCGTATTGCTGACCACATTATTGGTGCCACATCATGTGGTCAATCCTCAGAATCAAGCTTTTTCCTGTTGCGTCACTGGTTGACACATCCTTCTAGATGCCCTAGAATCCTTGGCAAATCTAGCTCAATGCTTCTCACTGGTGAGCCGTGTCATCTGGATTGTTCTAACCTACCAACGGTTAAACTTCCTCTGcacaggagaaaaaaaaaggtcatcCTATATTCTATATGCTCCATCTTATTTATTGTTGTCCTCCATTGAGCTGCAACCGCAAGAGCACTCTTTCATACGACTCATGGTGCTCCCCTTGACTATGTCGATTGTAGAAAAGTGGATGTGGATGACATTATTTCCTAATTTTTATTCATAACTGTTTAATTGTGTATAAACATATGGTGATACTATATATTTTCTTAGATACCAATGTTTTTCATTTTTAATCTTCTTTCTAGGTAGTATTCCTTATGGATTATATCACGCATGTACAATTATGATACATACATATCTGAATGGAAAAGGTCCAAATTACTCTCCTTCAGTATAGAAAAAGTCcggataaccccctaaatcatTATTTAGTTCATCTTACCCCTAAACataatttgtctcttttttgtttctccatgctCAAGTGGAGTTTTAaattaaattttgcaagatgatagcaAACATCATAACTCATGTTAGAAAAAAATGTCATAAATtgttatcattattttgatagggtagatatttaataataaattaattcttgggatacaaaattatatgaaaaactaataatgaaaaattcataataaATTTTTGACATACATTATGATGTGCCACTACCACCCTTCAAAATTTAAATTGAAATTCAACTTGCGcatggagagaaaaaaagacaaaGTATGTTAGGGGGAAAAATGAACCAAATGATATAGTTCAGGGGATAAATTGGACCAAAACATAGTTTAGGAGGTTATGCGGACTTTGGCTATACTTGAAGGTAGTAATTTGAACATTATCATATCTGAATCAATGACATAAGTATTCTTAATTTTCACCTATCAAAATCAGCGACATAAGCATTTTGTTTCTTGCATATAGTTCAGCGCTAATCACTGTGAACCATGTTATCATGATTCTATCCCAATTGTGCTAACCTACGAATGGTCACATCACATTCCACCTTTTCTCTCTAAATGGGAGAGAAAAACAGGACATCCTTTACCCTAAGTGCTCCCCTCAATTGTAGCAAAATGCATAGATGCCATCagttaataattatttttcataacttatttttgtaCAAACATGACAtgactttatttctttttcaatACCAATGTTATCTTTTTTCATTATTAATTCTAGGCAGTATTCCTTATGGACCCTATCACTTATGCACCACTATAAAATAAGCATTTGAAAATTAATGACAAATGTATGCTCATTCTTCACCTCTAAAAAATACAAAAGTCATGAAAATAATATTAATGTTTTTAATTTATTATTCCCATGGACCAGCACATCTTTTCTAATTTTTATCTCAATTTTAATCATGATGTTGTTGCGGAGCTAACCTTCATACCACTATTATCGATTACCCTACCTAAAAAATATATGGAAGGCTCGAATTATCTCATCATGAATACATATCCATTAAATTGGCAAGCTATGTCATGAGAATGTGATTTCTATAATGCAATTTGGTTATGTTGATTAATTTGTTTTACTTGGATTCTTTATTTAGGTATTTTGCTCATAATTTGTATGCAAATCAAATTAATAATTTTACATTTTTCATTCTAAATTTGACCATTTGATAGTTTCATTTTTATATTACATGTATTCTTTTTTACTATATTTACAAATTTATTATTGTATTTTGAATTTTAACTATTCATAATTTCATTACAGATTTCTTTCCAACTCATATGAGAATCAATATaaaattttttgtttttcattccAAATTTAGCTGTTCATGTGTTGTATTTGACATGGACTCTACTTTTCTTCATTTCCTTTTTAATACCAATATTTggtgtttatttatttatttatttatttggcATGGACTCTTATGTTTAATATAGATTGGTAGATGATTATAAAATCAAACAGTGTAGgttcttttttttggaagaatgCAATAATTTCTAGCCCCTATCGATGAAAATTGTGTTTTCATTTAATATTCCCTTATTAAGATAATTGATGCTGCTAAAGACAAGCCCTATTTTGTTTTAGTCAAAACTTTTCACAACCCAATTATAAACATGTTTCATTCAAGATTTGGTTTTTTGTTGCCTAATTTTGCCGTAACTTATACGGTGCATGATTTCTAATGAAGGGGAGTGATGTTGTCGGTATGTCAAATTAAGGCCGATTGTTGCGAAGTTGGGTGGAAGATTGTCCAAGACAAGCATAGTCCTAAACAATTGTGGTGATATATTTTTTAGGTTATGGATCATAATTTTTTGGCTGCAAACATCATCTAAAGACCATAATTATTACATAAAGTAGCTATCGTTATAGGTCCATGCACATGTAGCCAAGACATTAGAAGCTTTGATATAGTGATATGCAATAGAGAAaaccaaaaggaaaagaaagaaattcaAAATCTCCAAATGGCAGCTTGAGTTGTTACCTTCTTTCGTAATGTCACTCCAAATGAACCTACTCCACCAAAATCTAGAAAATGCAGTATTCGAGTGTGAGACAAGTCCAACATAGGGGAAGATAGGAAAAGGAAAACTCCATATGCAGCTTGAAGCTTTGGCCACCAAAAACCGGACTGCTGCTATCAACATCCTCACGTGTGGCGATATACATGATTGTGGCTATAGAAATAAACACTCTCCTTATTACACCTTTTCTTCAGTAATACCAATATACCAATATTACAAGACAAGCCCAAATAATTTTACGGCGCGTTTTATAAACGTGTTTGGGTCAAGATTTGATTGGTTGTTGCCTAATAACACATGGTTCATTCCTTTTACTTAATGAAGGACAGAACTCTTGTCTAGTTtacacaaaaacaaaagaagagTGTGGCAAAGTTGGGCAAAAAATTGTTGATGACCGGGTGTTATCTTATTCACACCGAAGCTCATGAGATCATTTTGCAACAATTATATTGCGTATTGCAGCCCATTCATGTCATATGTTTATGCAACTCTATCAACCTTGTTGGAAACTTGAATAGTTTGCAAATTTGAATGGCATGCACAATTCATCCAATTTATAAGTGGCCAGCAAAAGTTATTAATCATGGGCCAACAGAAGACAATACCACTATGCAAAATCAACTCCGGAGTTTTATTACAAAATACTAGTGCTTTGCACTTTTGCGTTAAAACGTACTTATGTCCGTTCTCGAATATACGATGTTTAGGACAAACTAGCTAGCTTGTCCTGTAAACGTCACATAGGGAGTAGGAACTACTAGTTGGCTAAGACATGCAACTATATGAACCAAATGGGTGTCTAGCTTATACGAATGTGCCTAACTCAAAATGTAGCAGTATTGACTATATATGTGGCTATTAATCAATAGCAAAAATTGGCCCTTGTTGCTTGCCAAACTCAAAAGGCCCATTCTGGGATAAACGAAAAGGAGCTTAATCAGTCTCAAATAAGTCTTTTCAAAAAGCATACTATGTAtctaataaatatataaatagaccttaggaaaagaaaggaagTTTTCCTCCTacctacatgcatgcatggacctATACTCGTGCAACAGCTTTATCTAAGCACGCAAGCAAGCTCAACGTACAACCGAGAAGCCTGCATAAAGGGAAACAATGGAAAGATCCATTCAATGCGCCCCAACTAACGCGAAAGCTACCGCCTGCATTCATCAGAGCTCAATCAAGCCGTTTCTTGTTTGTATGAAGTCGCAGCATCCTGAGCAGAAAGAAAATATCCAAGTTTCCCCTCGTGTCGATGGTCGTCTCGGTTTGTAACACGTAGTCCTACGACActaagggagagggagagagaaatgAGCAGCAAAGCATTTGCTAGTACCACCACAGGACCAGTACGGATTAGCCCTGCAAGTTTACTGGAGCACTAGTCCAGCACCGGCCGTGCTCCATGCGTGTTGTGGTGGGGAGCTCACGCCTGGGAGCAGGAGGAGGGCCACATCAACTGGTGGTGCGGTGAGGTGAGGCAGCACGATGGCGAAACGAGGGCAAAAACTAGGACCAGCCTCGTCACCGGTGCTGGGGAAATAATAACGATCTCCCCAAGCTCATGGAAACAACATaacgtaaaggcccaggcccacctaaggtaacaAGGCTGGCGCCGGCCCAACATGGGGGGCGAGAatcacgctccgcctcgcccgaccccgtaTCCCGGGGTCTGGCATCCCCGACCTCCGGAagaccaagctccgcctcgcccgaccgcaggTCTGGGGTCGGGAGCTTCCGACCCCCTGCCAcgggtctccgcctcgcccgaccccaagcgtaGGGGGTCGGGCTGACCCGGGCCCgccagacaagtatccgcctcgggcgcagatctcgtgggtccctcTGTCGATCTAGCTATAAATGCGCCTCAGGTCtgtcaggaagaaggatgaccgcgcccctcacgcaacctgctgcaagtacccatgcgcggccgcactgtacaagctacagtatcTGCAGCCTCCTCCCATTCGCCacaaggcactcatggcctgcaccgCCCGGAGCAGAGGGAAACCTCGCCCGTTCTCACgtcccgcgcgcccggcggcaGGGATATGACGTCCGCCCTCTGCGAGCCGTCGGCAGGACGGCGGAATCCGCCGTCCCCCCCCCAACGGACACCCGAGTCACGACAAAACGTCATCATCGCGACCCGGCGGCTACAGCCCCCGAGGAGGCCATCgacagggcgcggcggcggccaccctcCTCCGGCATACGCGCCGGCAGAagtcgaaggccggcgaggacgctGGGAACCTGGGAACTCGGTTCCTCTcttcgtgttgtattttttatCTAGCTATGTTTATCTCTTTGCTGCTCCCCACACTCAGTCTCGCCTAtaaccccggtggcctccttacgctataaaaggaggattGGGGGCCCGAGACAGGGAGGCTCCACGCACAACTCAGGGCACCTTCACACCTCCAAGCCAACAGAACGCACGCACGCACCCTCcaagagcatcagtgcacacccaagagacctgggaccggATCCCTCTCTCGCattcctgtaacccctactacagaaccccgtgtgggtaacacgagcagctcccgatactggacgtagggtgttcctttgcccgaaccagtctaaaccccatatctcccacgccaccatctgaggccttacgcgcataaaagaaatttactagtctaagtcttgacctgctaatcttgacaacgacagttggcgcgctaggtaggggacctttgcgcgtacaacACCGGCTTGAGATGGCTAACCACAACGCCAGCTTCGCCCCGGGCTCTCTGATCcacttcgggagtctgg encodes the following:
- the LOC101753106 gene encoding uncharacterized protein LOC101753106, giving the protein MSLGRISRCGGRMGFRGYKFLRKMSSGTQSEGSHQPASKRAVNSCRKNVPGTSFVSDLRDHVHEFIHASADEHRTCFTKTIKKMFGMSKIVAEKSAKVEEAGPESVLPLQTTVSQ
- the LOC101753505 gene encoding metalloendoproteinase 1-MMP produces the protein MLPCRARLVSVLLLFLLALLRRPLPVACLHVAADAPLTATEHRQDGAAWRSFQQLLDARRGSRVAGLSELKRYLARFGYMPAGAEHEPATDAFDAHMEAAVRRYQSALSLPVTGQLDSATLDRIMAPRCGVGDNGHGATASVSLATAGGAVSRFTFFKGEPRWTQPDPLVLTYAISPTATVDYLPPETVRTVFRRAFARWARVIPVGFAETDDYDAADIRVGFYVGGHGDGIPFDGPLGVLGHAFSPRNGRLHLDAAERWAVDMDAETAHSAVDLESVATHEIGHVLGLGHSSSPKAVMYPSLSPRQKKAELTVDDIEGVQWLYGPNPGFSLSSLYQQDSSMATGTSSWLAGSASLVSAVLVILVTLL